A stretch of Endozoicomonas sp. SCSIO W0465 DNA encodes these proteins:
- a CDS encoding lipopolysaccharide assembly protein LapB, producing the protein MNTTAYSTIGKVSCRPINSSPPNGGRIGASWAAVASGAPGATMKPVTSAGTPGLRQNPARGSFQSAVTRTVKTAGNTEALLSQGFELLRKRQWDSAVKVFQAIKPETRKQHENKVNGLARALYPQPGKAKAALDLLNQLPVPVQTATLMTKSRVLQALHRHEEAGDLLKEIVKKEAGDPEEVRACKRPEVNLMLARHWEIMGQLDKAERLLIGTFRQESTKPGDLEAGRACKNHGTNLTLARFWQMTGKLDQAERLLIATFRQESAKAGDLEAGRACKNHDTNLTLALLWQVMGKLDQAEHLLIETFRQESTTAGDLEAGRVCKNHETNLTLARLWQMTGKLEQAERLLITTFRQESVKAGDLEAGRACKYRDTNLGLARCWEMMDKLDQAERLLIATFRQESTLADDLEAGRVCKHHETNLGLARLWQMMGKSDKAECLMIAIFRQQSFKADDLEAGRACKHHETNLGLALLWQMMGKLDKAERLLIATFRQESSTAGDLEAGRACKYHETNLGLALLWQMMGKPDKAERLLIALFRQESAKTGDPEAGGACKNHETNLTLARHWQIMGKLDRAEHLLIATFRQESVKAIDLEEGRACKNHETNLGLARHWQMMGKHDRAERLLIATFRQQSFKAGDLEEGRACKNHETNLGLARLWQMMVKFDQAERLLIATFRQESSTAGDLEAGKACKHHETNLGLVRHWQMMGKFDKAERLLIATFRQESANPGDLEAGRVCKHHETNLGLARLWQVMGKLDQAERLLIATFRQESAQAGDPEGGRACKHHETNLTLARLWQMMGKVDSAQRLLQHCLTDNTLVNVQKDRYRLALSILHSGSNEFDRYIGDITNCADKALAQSIHRFRIYCERVADNDLAEPEFLDQAFNYVEEAMQLSSCSEKRAQLLSQKAHIMRMQKKAESEWQSLFQQASCLDHSRVLKEKTEPWRKTEQRALEKLNIHHLVDCGTKLA; encoded by the coding sequence ATGAACACAACTGCCTACTCTACCATCGGTAAAGTCTCCTGCAGGCCAATCAATAGCTCACCTCCCAATGGCGGAAGGATTGGCGCCAGCTGGGCTGCGGTTGCGTCAGGCGCTCCGGGAGCGACAATGAAGCCGGTAACCTCTGCTGGCACCCCGGGGTTAAGACAAAATCCGGCCCGGGGTTCTTTTCAATCTGCCGTAACAAGAACGGTAAAAACGGCAGGAAATACAGAGGCGCTGCTTTCTCAGGGGTTTGAATTACTCAGGAAAAGGCAATGGGACTCAGCGGTTAAGGTATTTCAGGCGATCAAACCGGAGACTCGGAAACAGCATGAAAACAAAGTCAATGGCCTTGCCCGGGCACTTTATCCCCAGCCCGGAAAGGCTAAAGCTGCACTGGATTTGTTAAATCAATTACCTGTTCCTGTGCAGACCGCTACCCTGATGACAAAGTCCAGGGTTCTGCAAGCCCTGCACCGTCATGAAGAGGCCGGAGATCTGCTAAAGGAGATTGTTAAGAAGGAAGCAGGTGACCCGGAAGAAGTCAGGGCCTGCAAGCGGCCTGAGGTGAATCTCATGCTGGCACGTCACTGGGAGATAATGGGTCAGCTCGATAAAGCCGAACGCCTGCTGATCGGTACGTTCCGGCAGGAATCGACGAAGCCGGGTGATCTGGAAGCAGGCAGGGCCTGCAAGAATCATGGTACGAATCTCACCCTGGCCCGTTTCTGGCAGATGACGGGTAAGCTCGATCAAGCCGAGCGCCTGCTGATTGCTACGTTCAGGCAGGAATCGGCCAAGGCGGGCGACCTGGAAGCAGGCAGGGCCTGCAAGAACCATGATACGAATCTAACGCTGGCCCTTCTCTGGCAGGTGATGGGTAAACTCGATCAAGCCGAACATCTGCTGATCGAAACGTTCAGGCAAGAATCGACGACGGCGGGTGATCTGGAAGCAGGCAGGGTCTGCAAGAACCATGAAACGAATCTTACGCTGGCCCGTCTCTGGCAGATGACGGGTAAACTGGAACAAGCCGAACGCCTGCTGATCACTACGTTCAGGCAGGAGTCGGTTAAAGCGGGTGACCTGGAAGCAGGCAGGGCCTGCAAGTACCGCGATACGAACCTGGGGCTGGCCCGTTGCTGGGAGATGATGGATAAACTCGATCAAGCCGAACGTCTGCTGATCGCCACGTTCAGGCAGGAATCGACGCTGGCGGACGACCTGGAAGCAGGCAGGGTCTGCAAGCATCATGAAACGAATCTGGGGCTGGCCCGTCTTTGGCAAATGATGGGCAAATCCGATAAAGCAGAATGCTTGATGATCGCCATATTCAGGCAGCAATCTTTTAAAGCGGATGACCTGGAAGCAGGCAGGGCCTGCAAGCACCATGAAACGAATCTGGGACTGGCCCTTCTCTGGCAGATGATGGGTAAGCTCGATAAAGCCGAACGCCTGCTGATTGCCACCTTCAGGCAGGAATCGTCGACGGCGGGCGACCTGGAAGCAGGCAGGGCCTGCAAGTACCATGAAACGAATCTGGGGCTGGCCCTTCTCTGGCAGATGATGGGCAAACCCGATAAAGCCGAGCGCCTGCTGATCGCCCTGTTCAGGCAGGAATCGGCAAAGACGGGCGACCCGGAAGCAGGCGGAGCTTGCAAGAACCATGAAACGAATCTTACGCTGGCCCGTCACTGGCAGATAATGGGTAAGCTCGATAGAGCCGAACACTTGCTGATCGCCACCTTCAGGCAGGAATCGGTCAAGGCGATTGACCTGGAAGAAGGCAGAGCCTGCAAGAACCACGAGACAAATCTGGGGCTGGCCCGTCACTGGCAGATGATGGGTAAGCACGATAGGGCCGAACGCCTGCTGATCGCCACTTTCAGGCAGCAATCGTTTAAGGCAGGAGATCTGGAAGAAGGCAGGGCCTGCAAGAACCATGAGACGAATCTGGGACTGGCCCGTCTCTGGCAGATGATGGTTAAGTTTGATCAAGCCGAGCGCTTGCTGATCGCCACCTTCAGACAGGAATCGTCGACGGCAGGCGACCTGGAAGCAGGCAAGGCCTGCAAGCACCATGAAACGAATCTGGGGCTGGTCCGTCACTGGCAGATGATGGGTAAGTTCGATAAAGCCGAACGCTTGCTGATCGCCACCTTCAGGCAGGAATCGGCAAACCCGGGGGACCTGGAAGCGGGCAGGGTCTGCAAGCACCATGAAACGAATCTGGGGCTGGCCCGCCTCTGGCAGGTGATGGGTAAGCTTGATCAAGCCGAACGCCTGCTGATCGCCACCTTCAGGCAGGAATCAGCACAGGCAGGAGACCCGGAAGGTGGCAGGGCCTGCAAGCATCATGAGACGAACCTCACGCTGGCCCGTCTGTGGCAGATGATGGGTAAGGTTGATAGCGCCCAACGTCTGCTCCAGCATTGCCTGACCGATAATACGTTGGTCAATGTTCAAAAAGACCGTTACCGGCTGGCATTAAGCATTCTGCATTCCGGCAGCAATGAATTTGATAGATATATCGGAGACATCACCAACTGTGCCGATAAGGCACTGGCCCAGTCAATCCATCGATTCAGGATTTATTGTGAACGTGTTGCTGACAACGATTTGGCAGAGCCTGAATTCCTGGATCAAGCTTTCAATTACGTGGAGGAGGCTATGCAGCTTTCTTCCTGCAGTGAAAAGCGGGCACAATTGCTGTCGCAAAAAGCGCACATCATGAGAATGCAGAAAAAGGCTGAAAGCGAATGGCAATCGCTTTTTCAGCAGGCATCCTGTTTAGACCATTCAAGAGTTTTAAAAGAAAAAACAGAACCCTGGCGGAAAACAGAGCAGCGGGCGCTGGAAAAGTTAAACATCCATCATCTGGTTGATTGTGGAACCAAACTCGCTTAA